In Curtobacterium sp. MCPF17_002, one genomic interval encodes:
- a CDS encoding GAF domain-containing protein, which produces MRAPGSLRPLVAASWERSARVDPDGVPTLALDHDQLDAARRDGPLAVLLPVVSRLLLDETRSADCVVAVGDAGGRLVWVDGARGARRAAEDMGFVPGADWAEEHVGTSAPGTALRIDRPVQIRSEEHYANAVKRWSCSAVPVHDRAGTVVGVLDVTGDDRAVDRHTLPLLTATVAAAEAEIALAALRPPGAHPHAGQRLDNAVAELRLLGTDVATLRTEYRTVQLSARHSEVLAVLAAHPDGLAAEDLALAVWGDPGALVTLRAEVVRLRRVLAAAAPGVTLTSRPYRVSGLRTDVDGVLSALDRGARLQAVDRYAGPVLPGSAAPGVDALRDRVRGRFREAVVADGGVDALLAWSRTADGSTDARVLRALLAALPRRSPRRAGLVAAIEVLEGR; this is translated from the coding sequence ATGCGCGCTCCCGGGTCGCTCCGTCCGCTCGTCGCCGCGTCCTGGGAACGGTCGGCCCGCGTCGACCCGGACGGTGTCCCGACGCTCGCACTCGACCACGACCAGCTCGACGCCGCACGGCGCGATGGTCCGCTCGCGGTGCTGCTGCCCGTCGTCAGCCGGCTCCTCCTCGACGAGACCCGGTCGGCGGACTGCGTCGTGGCCGTCGGTGACGCCGGTGGCCGGCTCGTCTGGGTCGACGGCGCCCGCGGAGCGCGTCGTGCCGCCGAGGACATGGGCTTCGTGCCGGGGGCCGACTGGGCCGAGGAGCACGTCGGCACGAGCGCCCCGGGCACCGCGCTCCGGATCGACCGCCCGGTGCAGATCCGGTCGGAGGAGCACTACGCGAACGCGGTGAAGCGCTGGTCCTGCAGCGCCGTCCCCGTGCACGACCGAGCCGGCACGGTGGTCGGAGTGCTCGACGTCACCGGCGACGACCGCGCGGTGGACCGGCACACCCTGCCGCTCCTCACCGCCACGGTCGCCGCGGCCGAGGCGGAGATCGCCCTCGCCGCGCTCCGTCCGCCCGGGGCGCACCCGCACGCGGGCCAGCGGCTGGACAACGCGGTCGCCGAGCTGCGACTGCTCGGCACCGACGTCGCCACCCTCCGCACCGAGTACCGGACCGTCCAGCTCTCGGCCCGCCACTCGGAGGTCCTCGCGGTCCTCGCGGCGCACCCGGACGGCCTCGCCGCCGAGGACCTCGCCCTCGCGGTCTGGGGCGACCCCGGTGCGCTGGTCACGCTCCGCGCGGAGGTCGTCCGCCTGCGTCGGGTCCTCGCCGCGGCCGCGCCGGGCGTGACCCTGACCTCGCGCCCGTACCGGGTGTCCGGTCTCCGCACCGACGTCGACGGCGTGCTGTCCGCGCTCGACCGCGGGGCGCGCCTCCAGGCCGTCGACCGGTACGCCGGTCCGGTGCTGCCGGGGTCGGCGGCACCGGGAGTGGACGCACTCCGCGACCGGGTGCGCGGCCGGTTCCGCGAGGCCGTCGTCGCCGACGGCGGCGTCGACGCGCTCCTGGCGTGGTCCCGGACGGCGGACGGCTCCACGGATGCGCGCGTGCTGCGCGCGCTGCTGGCGGCGTTGCCGCGGCGGTCGCCGCGACGGGCCGGTCTCGTGGCGGCGATCGAGGTGCTCGAAGGTCGCTGA
- a CDS encoding DUF779 domain-containing protein, which produces MTTDRVTVTPAAGELLRSLAARHGPLMFHQSGGCCDGSSPMCYPVGMFLTGPGDVLLGALEVDGIAPVEVYMSKSQFEYWKYTALTIDVVDGRGGGFSLEVPEGKRFLTRSRMFDDAELADLGLVPAVRRT; this is translated from the coding sequence ATGACGACCGACCGGGTCACCGTCACGCCGGCGGCGGGGGAGCTCCTGCGCTCCCTCGCCGCACGGCACGGGCCGTTGATGTTCCACCAATCGGGCGGCTGCTGCGACGGCTCGAGTCCGATGTGCTACCCCGTCGGGATGTTCCTGACCGGCCCCGGCGACGTGCTCCTCGGGGCGCTCGAGGTCGACGGGATCGCCCCCGTCGAGGTCTACATGTCGAAGTCGCAGTTCGAGTACTGGAAGTACACGGCGCTGACGATCGACGTCGTCGACGGTCGCGGCGGCGGCTTCTCGCTCGAGGTCCCGGAGGGCAAGCGGTTCCTCACCCGCTCGCGGATGTTCGACGACGCCGAGCTCGCCGATCTCGGTCTGGTCCCGGCCGTGCGCCGGACGTAG